The following proteins are co-located in the Manihot esculenta cultivar AM560-2 chromosome 9, M.esculenta_v8, whole genome shotgun sequence genome:
- the LOC110622895 gene encoding OVARIAN TUMOR DOMAIN-containing deubiquitinating enzyme 11 isoform X3: MMTESHSNASASSPSSLNSSLPDTEDDQTIASILAEEENSNVAGKLGKRLSHLDSIPLTPRINGEIPDVNEATLDHERLSERLTTYGLAELQMEGDGNCQFRALADQLFRNPDYHKHVRKQVVKQLKHFKKLYEGYVPMKYRSYLKKMKKPGEWGDHVTLQAAADRVTRFPPTIMQQPEVDLLSSRGHVQSSFVKASTRR; this comes from the exons ATGATGACTGAAAGTCATAGTAATGCAAGTGCAAGCTCACCCTCAAGTTTGAATAGCAGCCTCCCAGATACAGAGGATGACCAAACCATTGCAAGCATCTTAGCCGAAGAGGAAAACTCAAATGTTGCTGGAAAGCTTGGGAAGAGACTTTCTCATTTGGATTCCATACCA CTGACTCCCCGAATCAATGGTGAGATACCTGATGTGAACGAAGCAACCTTAGACCACGAGCGGCTATCTGAAAG GTTAACAACATATGGTTTAGCAGAACTGCAAATGGAGGGTGATGGGAATTGCCAG TTCCGAGCATTAGCAGATCAGCTGTTTCGCAATCCAGATTACCACAAACATGTGCGGAAGCAAGTAGTCAAGCAG CTAAAACATTTCAAAAAGTTATATGAAGGTTATGTGCCGATGAAGTACAGAAGCTActtgaagaaaatgaaaaa ACCAGGGGAATGGGGGGATCATGTTACTTTACAAGCAGCTGCAGATCGA gtgACAAGGTTCCCTCCCACAATTATGCAGCAGCCAGAGGTGGATCTCTTGTCATCgagaggtcatgtccaatcttcATTTGTAAAAGCTTCAACTCGGAGGTGA